GTCAGGTCGTTCTCTAACTAACAGTGTCATAAACCTTGGCATTCAGGACCAATATGCTGATGCTTTAACTCAGCTTGGATTTGACTATGAAGTCTTGGCAGAGCAGGTAGGAGAAATCTTATTTGTTGTCTCTGATTCTGCAGCAATTTTTTTGTGCCTGTAACATGTCACAAACTAACAAAATGAGTATATTTCGTGGTTACTTTGGATTGTTTGAACTTCTTCATGAATTTTAGTTAATCTAGAATATTTATGAGTAACATTTAAAGGACATGATAGGATAATGCCTGTATATGAAAATGGAACGATTCCAAATTCATAGGACAACTTTAACTGGTCTTGCTTTGTACAATTAATGGATGTCAGTTGATGCTTCATCCATAGGCACTGTTAATTATTCTGGTAATCAATCTAATTTTGAAGAAACTTGCATTTACAATTATCTCTGATGATTTTGTTTCTAACATACGTCTGTTTCAAGGAAGGAGATGCTGCCCTTGGTAATGGGGGCCTAGCTCGCCTTGCAGCTTGCCAAATGGATTCCCTAGCGACATTGGACTATCCAGCTTGGGGGTATTGTCTAGGCTCCTTTTTCTTGTTGTCTAAACGTCACTTTGGTTCTGATGTTGGTCGCTTTATCACGGTCTTGGTTGagtccaacccccccccccccccccccccgggctgCTTTTCCCAGACATACTAAACAATAGAAACAGTCAGAATAAATCCGTGTCTGCCTTTTTCATCGCTCCATTTTCATTTCCAGATAATAGCCACCCTTGTGGTGATAAGATCGGAGTGtttgttttcttttccttttataagCAGAGTTTCTGTATTATTTCGAAACCAAAATATCTTTTAGGGCTCCAGAATTTGGTGAGCTACTTTTATGGAATTCCCTGTCTAAATTTGAAATTCTAGGGTCTGAAACAAATGGCATCTAGCTTTTCTTCAAGGATTTGTCCTTTATCATCTTGAAGTTTTCTGAAGAAAGTCGACTGAGTTACAACCCTCTACATCTCTTCATCTTCAGTTATGGATTACGCTATCAATATGGATTATTTCGTCAGATCATAGTGGATGGTTTTCAACACGAACAACCCGATTTTTGGTTGAACTTTGGGAATCCCTGGGAGATAGAACGTGTTCATGTATCATATCCAGTGAAGGTTTGCAAGTATTTACTTTTCCGTCTCTTTCAGTGATTTATCCAAATGaaacatttttcttttcttttagctcttggaCGGGGATGGAGGTGGGGTTATTGATATTATCTTCTTCAATCTTTTCGATTGAAGCTTTTACTTGTTGCTAACTGGCAATGTGCTTCTTATGCAAGTTCTATGGGACTGTTGAAGAGGAAGTTTTAAATGGAAAAAAATGTAAAATTTGGATACCTGGAGAATCAGTAAGTGCTTCTGTATTTTGTAAATCATTTTTTTGTGTGAGATATTTAGATGTATTGTCATGTCATATTGCCGAATGAGAAATACTATCCCTTGAGCATTTTCTTTTGTCTCTTACTTGTAGGTTGAAGCAGTGGCTTATGATAATCCAATACCTGGTTATGGAACGCGAAATGCCATCAACCTTAGACTGTGGGCTGCTAAACCAAGTGACCAATATGATATGGTAATCTTTTACCATGTTGTCTAGTAATTGTTTCTGACAAGTTCTAGTGAGGATGGTACAGAGGAGGCATCTGTATACTTTTGAGggacttatcttctgtatttacAGAATGGTCTTTGTTTCACCATATGATTTTTCCTTTTATGTTTTTCTAGGGGGTGGGGGGTGTATGAAAAAGGGATAGAAGAACTTCATATTCAGTTTACTCCTGTTCCTTTTCTCTTACTGGCTTGTGGTATTAGTCCCTTTCATCTTTTGTCAAATGTGAACTTTATACCCGTAGTTGCACATATTGAACCCTTTTAGTTTTTTGAAAATAAATCTTATTATGTTGTTTGACATCTCTCAAACTCTTAACTTCTACGTGGTCCCCATTTCATCACTTGCAGGAGTCTTATACCACTGGGGATTATATTAATGCTATTGTTAACAGACAGAAGGCTGAAACTATAAGTAATGTGTTGTACCCTGATGACCGTTCTTACCAGGTATCTCCATTCTATATAATGTCTTGACAAAGTGAATAAATATAGAGTTCCTTTAGTTCCTTGGGAGGTTAGCCTTTGGGTTATGGAACTCCCATGCAATGTTGGATTGAGTTGGAATTGCTTTGGTGCTTGATCTTTTTGAATTTCTGTTAtttgaagggtaaaataaaatgtgaaagtcCTTATATATTCTCCAAGCATTTTGGGCAACATATTTCATAACTTTCTTTGATGTTCTTTCTTCAGGGTAAGGAACTGCGGTTGAAGCAACAGTATTTCTTTGTTTCAGCATCACTACAAGACATAATAAGGAGGTTTAAGGATTTACATAaaaactttgatgagtttccagAGAAGGTATTTACTTGACATTTTTTGGGATCTGTTATGTGTGAAGTTCCTTATAAGCATATAAAGTAATGCCATCCATAAAACAATGGGCTCAAGTCAGTGGACCTTGGTACAGGATGTTCAAAAACCATGCTTCTTATAGTTTGCTTATCATAGACAAACAAATACTTGTTTCTTCATTCCACTACCGACAACGTGAAATCTACTATTAATCAAATAGGTTTTCGGCATAGACTTCGCAAAGTTTGTCAAATGACTTGGTTATGCTGTTTTAAGATAAGCATAAGCCTTTTTTTACAACCATACACTCATGGCTGCATCTGCTAATTTATTCTTTTGAGGTTTTCTTTTCAGGTTGCTCTTCAGATAAATGATACACATCCATCAATTTCCATTGCTGAGGTAATGAGAGTGCTTGTTGATGAAGAACACTTGGATTGGAATAAAGCATGGGATATTGCTTGCAAGATTTTCTCAGTCACCATTCATGCAGTACAACCTGAAGGGCTTGAGAAAATCCCCGTGGATCTTTTGGGTACTGTTCTTCCTCGGCATTTGGAGGTTTGTTTCTTACAGAAGATCTTATATTATTTCAGAATAGTTTTTTAGTCTGTGCTTGAATATGTCGTGGTTTTTCTTTCAGCCATAAAGAATGTCATCCTTTTTGCACCAAAGCTAGCTTGTTTTATGTGTTTATTAATTGGGGACTGATTGTGTTCGAGTTACTTTGTTAAAACATCTCTTCATCTGATTTAATGATTCACCTTTTGTTCCAGATTATATATGAGATAAACTATTGTCTCATGGAAGAGTTAAAAAAGAGTTTTGGTCAGGACTACGATAGACTTTCCCGAATGTCAATTATTGAGGAGGGTGCTGTGAAGGTATAGAAGACAACCTTTTGATCTCGGTTCTGTTTCAATTAATGCTTTCAGTGGTTGATCAAATTTGATGTTTTCCTGCTATTTAagatttaaaaaagaagaagaaataaatcTGATGTTTTTCAACTGGACCAACCTGTAGTAGTGATATGTAGATGTCCCAATAATGTAGAATAATACCAACCACAAACTACACTCGTCTGACAATCTATGATGCATTTTCATTATGCCATTTTCACTAATCTAAAAATTGGGTAGAGGCCCGAGTGTTAGTTCCTTGTTTTTCTGCAATAGCCAATTTTGATCTTGCTCCCCATGTGGACAGAGTATTCGGATGGCAAACCTGTCACTTGCATGTTGCCACACTGTGAATGGTGTTTCCAGAGTGCATCTAGATACACTTAAAACAAGAGTGTTTAAGGTAATTTTAATTCTGCACTTTTCTGCTTTTCCTCTATTGCCCAAtatttgatgagaatttgatttAAATCCTGCAATGATATGTCCTAAGAAATAGCTAAGTGAAAAGGATTATACAAAAAGAGATCATTTTGTAATTGCTGTGTCTTGCAGGACTTTTATGAGCTGTGGCCTCAGAAATTTCATTGCAAGACTAATGGAGTAACTCAGGTGCATAATTGACTGCTTGTTATTGACTCTTATCAATTTCGAGATTTCTGCCTCAGGTTTTGACTTGACAGAAATTCTTAAAAAAATTCTGGAGTTCTTTATGTTCGAAAGCTTCTGTGTTTCCATTACTGCCTTTAGTCGGCAGTGTCTACTTGCATAATAACAAGGTTCATATCTAATCACAAAAATTCTGTATCTTCCTTCTGTCATCATAAACAAATTGTATTTGGGGGGTTGGGGAACCTTTGATTGGAGTTCATCATGTGCATATAAAGTGATGGTATGAATTAGATTTGAAGCACTCTGCTACATTCTTCACatttttaatttgttatatgACAGCGCCGCTGGATAGTGGTGAGCAATCCTAGCTTGTGTTCAATCATTTCAAAATGGCTTGGGACAGAAGCATGGATCCGTAACATTGACCTCATAGCAGGTTTAAGAGAATATGCAAAAGATCCTGATTTACACACTGAATGGAAGAATGTATGAGATCTTTCTTTGCAATATCAATCTGAAAAGAGTTGTTGCCTATTTCTTTTGCAGTCTCTAATATATTTTGACTTCGGACTTGTAGATGAAGAGAGTTAACAAAATGAGGCTTGCTGAGTACATTGAAACACTAACCAGCTTGAAGGTTTCTGAACATATCCATTTCACTTCCTTCTTTGCAAGACAACCTACATGTACGTTGTAGCCTGACCAAGCGATAAACCCTATATTACAGGTCAGCTTGGATGCAATGTTTGATGTGCAGATAAAACGAATACATGAATACAAAAGACAACTGCTCAACATATTAGGTATCATCCACAGATATGACTGCATTAAGGTATACTCTATTTTTCCTTTCTTCGTAGAATAATATTCCTGAGCCAAACCTGACTGTCTAGTGGATATCTAACCACATAATAACAACTTTCTAAACTAGTTTGCAATGCAATTATCACCCTGTTCAAAAGACATTTCAGGCAGGCCAGCTTTGGTAATATGAAGTGGCTTAAAAGGTGCCTGGAAAACAAGATTCTACCTCGTTTTTCTTTTTGGAGTtcaaagtctgaatctttgaaccTAAAGACATCTATTTTTTGCCAACACTGGTTCAAATGATATATTGAATCAAGCCATGGGTAaataaaggagaaaaaaaaaaaagccttggGCATTTGTCATTGACTTATATGCTTATGTGCGAGGCCAAACACGAGGCCACACAAACTAAGTTTAGTTGTAAACGAGAATAGAAATAAGTCATTTTCGAAAATAGATCAGACCACATGCTTTCATCACCAGCTGCAAAAAAAATCAAGACTATTAGAAACAGTTGTATTAGCttaactttttcttcttctttcccaTTGAATCTTTGTTTTTGTCCGGGGCCTCATATTATTTATCTTCTCTTCTTTTCGTCATTTCTTCAGTAGAATATCATGGATGCTCCAAAATCACTTTTGCTGAGACATAAAATAGCTAACTTACCTTATTTGTTCAGAATATGGTTATGCCTATTTAAGTATCATTTAATTTCTAGGAGAAGCTCCATTAGTTCCATATTTTCCTTCACCAATTTCTGTTGAACTGTACTCTTTCTTAAAACAGTTTCTACTGAACTGTACTCGACGAACCATCTCCCTGATACATTATACTGTTATTATTTTTTGAAGAATATGGATGAAAGTGACAAGCGGAGAGTTGTACCTCGTGTATGTATAATTGGTGGGAAAGCTGCTCCTGGTTATGAAGTTGCAAAGAAGATCATCAAACTTTGTCATGCGGTGGCTGATAAAGTTAACAGCGATCCTGATAGTGGGGATCTCCTGAAAGTGGTAGGACAATGATTTTGATTTATTTGCTTGAAACCTCAATTAAGTATGATCTCATCATGTTTATGTGAAACCATAGTCCATTCTTTGTTCTTTGAAAGTTGGTGAATGTCCATTCAGAAACTTCATCTGTTTCTGAAAATACAACATGGGATGATGAAAGGAAATTACAAAAGAAAACGGAAGGGAAGAGAACAGCATGCAGGTTCTAAGCATTACTTTTTAGGCCCTAGCAATCCGTAACATAAACTCTTTTCCTGAAAGGATGTGTTCATTCTAGAGTCAGCCCTAATTGGAAATTTTTGAGGAAAGTTACTGAAAACACTTCTACCATTTGCTGCAGAATTTTGAAATTGTTAGGTTTCACAAGACTTCATGTCATTGATCTAAAAAGTTCTCAGAGTTTACTTTATATGTCATTCTTGCTTTCTTTTCCCCATCCTCTACTAGTAACTGTTCACGTGCACTGTTCCTGGACCGTTGGTGTAAATGTTGTAGTTAGAACTTCTGTACTTCCATTTTTCTGCTGTCATTATAGATAGATAGGACTTAACAGAAATGAACTCGTCTACTGTCGTTTCAGGTTTTCATTCCTGATTATAATGTCTCTGTTGCCGAACTAGTAATTCCAGGGAGTGATCTTTCACAGCATCTAAGGTCAGTGTTTAGCCAGTGCATTCTCTTTCGTTTTCTTATCTTTTAACAGGTGCAATTTACAATTATAACACACTGTCTTACCTGATAACATCTATTGTTTTCTAAGTAGGATAAATCACATACTTCCTCTTTGGATAGTAAACTTCACATTGACTGCATCTTTGTTTCATAATGAAAGTTGTTGCTTGCTTTAACTGGTATCTATAACTCAAGTATTTCGCAGTTACCTGCAAAACTTGGTGTACCAGGAATAGTTCATGTACAATGTGTGCTAAcgtgtgaaaatcatatatatatatatgatgcagTACTGCTGGACATGAGGCATCTGGAACTGGATGTATGAAATTTTTGATGAACGGTTGTTTATTATTAGCAACTGCAGATGGCTCAGCAGTTGAAATAGCTGAAGAAATAGGAGCAGCAAACATGGTAAGTAGTGTTAGGATGCTTCTACACACTCCATTTCACTTTTTGATGATAACTGCAACTGTTCACAGTTTGGTTAGAAGGATAAAATCTATATCAAGCAACCACGCTTAAACTTCATGTATGGAGGTCATGTGTTAGATAAATATTCTTTGGCTGATCTATGCCCTGGGTTACTTTGTTTTGTTgtttatttcatttatttttttgtcAGTCCAGGTTTGTACTTTTTGAATACTTTTAAATGATCGAGCGATTGACTGAGTAGTGACAGTAAACACATGTAAATGCTGATAAAACAATAGAGGAAAAAGAGAACGAGTGTTGACGGATATGATCCCCTTAATTTGACTCCGTTTTCTTGTTTGATATCTTTATTTTGTTCTTCTCTTTTGCTTTTTCTTCTCCAGTTTCTTTTTGGTGCAAAGGTGGGTGAGGTTCCAGCATTGCGAGAAAAAGGAACTACCCTCAAAGGTTCACTTCAATTTGCACGAGTTGTAAGGTATGAGGTGTAGTTTGAGCAATCTTTCCCTTGACCTTTACAGTCTATGCTCTGTATCTGTCAGACTGTCCCCAATGAACAATCTGCCGTTTGTAGGTTTTTCGTTCTGTTGGGTGCCATAGGAACTTGGGTCTTTTCTATCTCTCTGTCTTTGACAGTCACATTTTTTTCCTCCCCAACCAAGATCGTCTATACCATGTCTCATTCACTGGTGTGATTGTCAAAGCAGATGAACGCATCGTCTAGTCACACCAATGGTCTTTATGATGTGATATCACTCATCCCCATTtataatttctcgacttttcattaaCATAAATGAGTTGGTACTTGGGAGAACAGATGAGTATTAAAGCCATTGCTTTGCCTCGAAGGTTCTTGGAGATTTGTCCTGACAATAGAATTCATATTCCATCTGAAGTATTTCCTATCCTATTTGCAATTGCAACGCAGTTTGCAGCTATGTGGCTTCCCACTGCTGTAAGCATGAGTGTTCATTGTTGACAAGCAACCTTAGTTAGAAATACATCTAGTCAGAATTAGTTAAAGCTTTCTATGTGGATGATGTTGCATATTAAATGACAGTTTACTACAGTACCAGTTTCTCAAAAAATTAAATGACAGTTTACTATGCTCTCTATTCTATTTTCTTTGTCTTCTGTGTAGCACTTTATTTTAGACAACAGAATGTGTTTGTTTCTCTCTTGAATAAGGATGATGTCTGACAAGGGTGGCAGAAAAGTTTCCCTCTATGTTTTGGGTAATGCCAGGTCAGAGTAAACAGATTTTAAATGGACCTATAGTGCCCTAACTTCCAATATGCCTGCCTATTTACAGGTTTTTGACTGTCATAGATAATTAATTTAAGCAAACAACATAAAGAAGCCAGAAGGAAAGTACTGTTGTCATAGTAATATCAGCTCTGTGGTTGAAGCTTTCCTGCTGACATGCATAAAGAATTTATTGAAGTTTTAACTCAGCGTTTTCTTTGCAAAACTGGAAAAGCAACTTGTGCGAAATGAAAAAtaatagaaaggaaaaaaaaggggaaataaAAGTAGCTTCCAGTTGCCAGCTAGAACGTGATTACCTTGATCAGCTTACTCCGCAAGATTATTAGTTATAGGATGAAGCTTATTGCAGAATGATCATTGTTAGTGGaacgcactatgttatattcctGAGAATAACTTAAAGAGTTTAAAAAAGTTTTTAGCTCAGTTCGTTGTACGATATATGTAGGATGGTCCGGGATGGTTACTTTGGCTTCAAAGACTATTTCAAGTCACTATGCGACACTGTTGAGGATGGTGGAGACTTTTATCTCCTGGGATATGATTTTGCTAGTTATTTAGAGGCTCAGGTAATGTTTTAAACCAAACTGTTAGTGCAACTATTTCTGTTACAAATGTTCGGTTCGAAACTGACAGTTTATGAGGACAGGCGGCTGCTGATAGAGCGTTTGTTGATCAAGAAAAGTGGACCCAAATGAGCATACTTTCTACAGCCGGTTCTGGGAAATTCAGCAGTGATAGAACAATAGAAGAATATGCACAGCAGAGTTGGGGCATTGAACCCTGCAAATGCCCCTTTTGATTTGCAAAACTATGTCTGACATGCACACATTTCACGTACTACCAACATGGGTTGTACAGCAATATTAACCGTGTATTCCTAATTTGACGATGAAGAAGCAATCACTGCAAGAACATTCTAACGGAGCTCTTATCGTCGGGGAGAGTGTGAATGGGACGGGCTACATTTTCAAAAAGATGATCTGCTCTTCATCTCTATATCTATTCTGAATGCTGATGTGAATCATGTGAACATGGTAATTTTGAACAAGGGCTAGTCAGTTTATTTTATGTCAATTTGTGGTATGCGGTCTACAGTACAGTATATTGAATAACATAGAATCTCATGTATATGGCTCATAGCAACGTCCACCATTACACATGGAAATAAATTACAAGAAACCTACTTGTTAGATATACTTAATTTTATGCCATGCAAGCCATTAATATGAAGATGCAAATGATTTTTGGGTTTAGAAAGCTATCTGCTATGACAGTTCGAGGAATTTATTCAATGGGGGTAATGCTTTACTAGTAGTATGTATAAACCACCCATTAATCACTTTAAAACACTTATTTGATACGAtgggaggaaaaaaaaaactctggAAGATATGTTTTGCGAGAAATGAATGTACTTTAAAACTAGTAAAGAATAATAAAGATTTTGAATGATACATAGCAGATAACAAGGAGAGTTTGCAGTGGGCATCTTTcttctgtatttttttttttttttaaatttcattaCACCTCATCAGAGACGGTTAATGCTGTTCTCACTTCAATGAACATTTCACCTATACTTCACTAATCCTCACTCATCTCTCTCTCCGGTAAATTATCCGAAAGTAAAGCAAGTCTCAAGTAAGTTCATATCCAAATTATTGGGTAAAGTTGCAACCATTGGCATATAACCGCATAGATTTTACTTCTTACTCCCTTCGTCTATTTTTACTGGTTAATGTTTGACTTGACACACTCTTTAAAAAGTAATTACTAATAAAATGATAAGTTTACTATAGCCTATATATCACCCTTTGAATATACTTCCTCCATCTGTTTTTACTTATTAATGTTTGACTTGACACactctttaaaaaataattactaATAA
Above is a genomic segment from Lycium barbarum isolate Lr01 chromosome 12, ASM1917538v2, whole genome shotgun sequence containing:
- the LOC132621507 gene encoding uncharacterized protein LOC132621507 yields the protein MSSISLPLLAVRSPQTNHPFPSIFNLNGPCPTSLSFNNHLQLVSSSSSSASNQPITETTTTTTSNSTINVQNDTTLDTTLFVIRAKNQIGLLQIITKVFRVLGLRIEKAIVEFEGEFFVKKFFVSDSNGKKIENLEHLEKIKKALVEAIDGDGDGDGGGVSPLVGVSGRGVVVRKAGKAKAEKMLGLMDGFLNNDSVSLQKDILDHVEFTVARSRFNFDDFEAYQALAHSVRDRLIERWHDTHQYFKKKDPKRIYFLSLEFLMGRSLTNSVINLGIQDQYADALTQLGFDYEVLAEQEGDAALGNGGLARLAACQMDSLATLDYPAWGYGLRYQYGLFRQIIVDGFQHEQPDFWLNFGNPWEIERVHVSYPVKFYGTVEEEVLNGKKCKIWIPGESVEAVAYDNPIPGYGTRNAINLRLWAAKPSDQYDMESYTTGDYINAIVNRQKAETISNVLYPDDRSYQGKELRLKQQYFFVSASLQDIIRRFKDLHKNFDEFPEKVALQINDTHPSISIAEVMRVLVDEEHLDWNKAWDIACKIFSVTIHAVQPEGLEKIPVDLLGTVLPRHLEIIYEINYCLMEELKKSFGQDYDRLSRMSIIEEGAVKSIRMANLSLACCHTVNGVSRVHLDTLKTRVFKDFYELWPQKFHCKTNGVTQRRWIVVSNPSLCSIISKWLGTEAWIRNIDLIAGLREYAKDPDLHTEWKNMKRVNKMRLAEYIETLTSLKVSLDAMFDVQIKRIHEYKRQLLNILGIIHRYDCIKNMDESDKRRVVPRVCIIGGKAAPGYEVAKKIIKLCHAVADKVNSDPDSGDLLKVVFIPDYNVSVAELVIPGSDLSQHLSTAGHEASGTGCMKFLMNGCLLLATADGSAVEIAEEIGAANMFLFGAKVGEVPALREKGTTLKGSLQFARVVRMVRDGYFGFKDYFKSLCDTVEDGGDFYLLGYDFASYLEAQAAADRAFVDQEKWTQMSILSTAGSGKFSSDRTIEEYAQQSWGIEPCKCPF